AACAAGAGGTACGTTATATATATGATATACAACATAAAGGGCTAAACTTTTTTGTAAAACACCTGCCTCTTAAGCTCAAAGATGCTGTAGTAAATGTTGATGTAAATCAAATAAATAAGGTTTTTAGTAATTTAATTTATAATGCCATGAAGTTTACTGAAACAGGAAGCATTACATTAGCATGTGGTTTTGATGACAATAAAGTTGTTATAGCAGTAACAGATACGGGTATTGGAATAGAAAAAGAAAATTTGCCTCATATTTTTCAAAGATTTTATACCGGATCTCAATCACGTAACTCTAAACTAAAGGGTAGTGGCTTAGGGTTAAATATTGTTCAACATATTGTTGAATTACATAAAGGAGAGATATGGGTTGAGAGTGAGGTTGGGGTAGGTAGCACATTCTTTTTCTCTTTACCGCTTGCACTATTGTAGAATTAAACTAACATAAATAAACTTAGGTAGAAATAGAATAGTTTTGCTTTAACAAAAACTATTCTATTCATTTGTTTAAAAAATCTACTGTTAACAAAATAAACTAAATTAGGATAAAATCATCTTAAAAAACCTAAACAATAACACTTTTCTTTAATGTTAGTAGAAAATGTTTAAAATTAGGGAGTTAGCTGTAATTATTATTGCTTTACTTCTACGGTAATCGGATACATCTATTTATTAATTTTTAGTAATTAAATCCGATTTCATCTCTTCTCCTAAAAGTCTAACCTCTGGCTCTAATAAAATATTAAACTTTTCATACACAGTTTTTTGAATATGAGCCATTACATCTAATACATTTTGAGCCGTAGCTCCTCCAACATTTATAACAAAACCAGCATGTTTAGTGGAAACCTGAGCTCCACCAATGCTATAACCTTTTAACCCTGCTTGATCAATTAAATAGCTACCAGCCACATCAGGGGGACGTTTAAAGGTACTGCCAGCACTTGGCATTGCTAACGGTTGACGTTCTCTTCGCCACCTATTGAGTTTATTCATTTCAGCTTTAATCTTACTTTTTTCACCCTGTTTAAGTTTTATTTCAACCTTTGTTATAATGGCTTTTTCAGTAGCAACAGCTGAGTTACGATACCTAAGATTTAGTCTTTTACTATCCCACTCTTCATAATTACCCTCATTTGTTACTACCCAACACCGTGAAACTATCTGACTCATTTCACCATCGTAAGCACCAGCATTCATAAAAACTGCTCCACCAATACTACCAGGTATTCCTGAAGCAAACTCAAAACCTGTTAAGCTATTAGCCAAAGCAACTTGAGCAACCTGAGATAATAATGCCCCAGATTCAGCTATGATAAAACAGCCCTCTGCTGAAATCTTTTGCAAATTATCTCCTATTTTTACTACTATTCCACGTATTCCTTTATCACTAACAAGTAAGTTTGTGCCATTGCCAATTATAGTTAAAGTAAGTTTGTTTTTTTGGGCAAACTTTTTTATTTTTTGAAGTTCATATTCATTATTTAAAGTTATAAAGGCATCTGCTGGGCCACCAATTTTAAAATATGTATAATTACACATATCAACATTAAACTCAACCTGTTGTAAGTGTAAGTTATCTTTTAACTGCTGCTGCCACAACATTAAATCCATTATTACTCCTCCTAAAATTACGTATTAGTTTTTTAATTTGTATTATATACATTATTGTATCACTCTTTTAATTATATGAAACATAATTATTTTAATTATAAAAAAAAGAGCTATACACTATATATAGTGTACAGCTCTTGATAAGTTTATTTGTAGTAATTAAGCGGATTATAACGTTTTCCGTTTTTACGAATTTCTAAGTGTAAATGCGGACCAGTGCTATTACCGGTATTACCAGACTTAGCAATTACATCACCCTGAGATACCTTTGTGCCTACTTTTACTAATAACTTATTATTATGAGCATAAAGAGTACTATAACCATTACCATGGTCAATAATTATATAGTAACCATATAAATAATGATATGTTGATGTAGTTACAACTCCTGAGTCTGCTGCAAATATATTAGTGTTTCTGGCAGTACCAATATCTAATCCGTAGTGATACCTTCTACCTGTCCAACCAAATTTACAGGTTATTGTTCCGCCACCATCAACTGGCCATATAAATGAACCAGTACCTTGTGCTTTAGGTATCTTTGTACCCTTTGCAACAACCTCAGTAACGGG
This Clostridium sp. 'deep sea' DNA region includes the following protein-coding sequences:
- the murB gene encoding UDP-N-acetylmuramate dehydrogenase encodes the protein MDLMLWQQQLKDNLHLQQVEFNVDMCNYTYFKIGGPADAFITLNNEYELQKIKKFAQKNKLTLTIIGNGTNLLVSDKGIRGIVVKIGDNLQKISAEGCFIIAESGALLSQVAQVALANSLTGFEFASGIPGSIGGAVFMNAGAYDGEMSQIVSRCWVVTNEGNYEEWDSKRLNLRYRNSAVATEKAIITKVEIKLKQGEKSKIKAEMNKLNRWRRERQPLAMPSAGSTFKRPPDVAGSYLIDQAGLKGYSIGGAQVSTKHAGFVINVGGATAQNVLDVMAHIQKTVYEKFNILLEPEVRLLGEEMKSDLITKN